The Elgaria multicarinata webbii isolate HBS135686 ecotype San Diego chromosome 1, rElgMul1.1.pri, whole genome shotgun sequence genome has a window encoding:
- the LOC134411191 gene encoding kunitz-like toxin PcKuz3, producing MQSGGSILLVLLLAISAELTLVSGHYHPDFCHMPVQRGLCYGYHHRFFYKPSSNQCKSFIYGGCGGNKNNFRTFMECQRKCIGK from the exons ATGCAGTCTGGTGGCTCCATCCTCCTTGTGTTGCTCCTCGCCATCTCGGCTGAATTGACACTCGTCTCTGGCCATTATCATCCAG ATTTTTGCCACATGCCTGTGCAACGTGGACTGTGTTATGGCTACCATCACCGTTTTTTCTACAAGCCCTCGTCCAACCAGTGCAAGAGCTTCATTTACGGTGGCTGCGGTGGGAACAAAAACAATTTTAGAACTTTCATGGAATGCCAGCGAAAATGCATAGGTAagtga
- the LOC134411122 gene encoding protease inhibitor 4-like, translating into MRSGGFLLLVGLLAFWAELRLISAVPPPAPCHLPADVGPCKAFKVRYFYNPASNRCETFIYGGCKGNKNNFETLEQCQKTCVVGKPGLCPKPPKDIITTCDVKCKSDKACPKDQKCCPYGCTIQCSNPI; encoded by the exons ATGCGTTCTGGTGGCTTCCTCCTCCTTGTGGGTCTCCTTGCTTTCTGGGCTGAGCTGAGGCTCAtctctgctgttcctcctccaG CTCCTTGCCACCTCCCTGCGGATGTTGGACCTTGTAAAGCATTCAAAGTCCGTTATTTCTACAACCCAGCTTCCAACAGATGTGAGACGTTCATTTATGGTGGCTGCAAGGGGAACAAAAACAATTTTGAGACTCTAGAGCAATGTCAGAAAACCTGTGTAG TTGGAAAACCTGGACTCTGCCCCAAGCCTCCGAAAGACATCATAACAACATGCGATGTAAAATGCAAGAGTGATAAGGCGTGCCCAAAGGATCAGAAGTGCTGCCCTTATGGATGCACAATCCAGTGCTCCAATCCCATCTAA